From a region of the Paenibacillus sp. FSL R10-2734 genome:
- a CDS encoding retropepsin-like aspartic protease: protein MKIEFVDGLLQTSLTLNFKGQTITIDKLVIDTGASHTLLSADAVADIGVYFETGDEIVTAFGIGGEESCFRKTFDSIQLGNFHIDNYKLDVGSLHEKLLINGLLGLDLMIDANIVLDLAGLVMYSTK from the coding sequence ATGAAAATTGAATTTGTCGATGGACTGTTGCAAACATCTTTAACCTTGAATTTTAAAGGACAAACAATCACCATAGACAAACTTGTTATTGATACAGGTGCCTCTCACACATTACTCTCTGCTGATGCTGTAGCAGATATTGGCGTTTATTTTGAGACTGGAGATGAAATCGTCACTGCGTTCGGTATCGGTGGTGAAGAAAGCTGCTTTCGCAAAACATTTGATTCAATTCAGTTAGGTAACTTTCATATTGATAACTATAAATTGGATGTTGGATCACTTCACGAGAAGCTCTTGATTAATGGATTATTAGGACTGGATTTGATGATAGATGCTAATATTGTGCTTGATTTAGCGGGACTTGTTATGTATTCGACAAAGTAA
- a CDS encoding Uma2 family endonuclease: MSNPDEKKIHNYQDWLTWEGNWEFINGKAYSMSPVPTSLHQFIVGELQFALRTFFQNRSCYVFVAPFDVFFSESEEYQSPDHITEPDLSVVCSKDQIAKNGCNGAPTLIIEVLSPSTALKDFNEKFNLYQRHGVQEYWIVDPGNRTVHVYTLEDGTYQVRHLYTELETIQSNIFKDLQIPMNHLFSL; the protein is encoded by the coding sequence GTGTCAAATCCAGATGAGAAGAAAATCCATAACTATCAAGATTGGCTGACATGGGAGGGGAATTGGGAGTTCATTAACGGTAAAGCCTATAGTATGTCTCCAGTTCCAACCTCATTGCATCAATTTATTGTAGGAGAACTTCAATTCGCTCTACGGACATTCTTCCAGAATCGGAGTTGCTATGTGTTTGTGGCTCCGTTTGATGTGTTCTTCAGTGAAAGTGAAGAATATCAATCACCCGATCATATTACTGAGCCAGATCTTTCGGTTGTTTGTTCGAAGGACCAAATAGCTAAGAATGGCTGCAACGGTGCTCCGACCCTAATTATTGAAGTGCTGTCACCTTCCACGGCATTGAAGGATTTTAATGAGAAGTTCAACTTATACCAGAGGCATGGAGTTCAGGAATATTGGATTGTTGATCCTGGCAATCGAACGGTTCATGTATATACTTTGGAGGATGGCACTTACCAGGTGCGTCACTTATATACGGAGCTGGAAACGATACAATCCAACATCTTTAAAGATTTACAAATTCCAATGAACCATTTATTTAGTCTATAA